In Endomicrobiales bacterium, the following are encoded in one genomic region:
- the rplS gene encoding 50S ribosomal protein L19, producing MSKIITELGNAQKRTLPDFRAGDQLRVHFKVIEGENERVQVFEGIVIRRRGTGISETFTVRKISFGIGVERIFPINSPRIEKVEFLRRGHVRRARLFYLRALSGKSARIEERKDSQQQKQ from the coding sequence ATGTCAAAGATAATTACAGAGCTTGGAAACGCACAAAAAAGAACATTGCCAGATTTTCGCGCAGGCGACCAGTTACGCGTTCACTTCAAAGTTATTGAAGGTGAAAATGAAAGAGTACAGGTGTTTGAAGGTATTGTTATCCGCAGGCGCGGAACCGGCATATCTGAAACATTTACAGTAAGAAAGATATCTTTTGGCATTGGCGTTGAAAGAATATTTCCTATAAACTCACCAAGAATTGAAAAAGTAGAGTTCCTTCGTAGAGGCCATGTGCGCCGTGCCCGCTTGTTTTATTTAAGAGCGCTTTCAGGCAAATCCGCAAGAATTGAAGAAAGAAAAGACAGCCAGCAACAAAAGCAATAA
- the rpsP gene encoding 30S ribosomal protein S16, which produces MAVRIRLQRQGKPKRPFYKMVAIDGRAKRDGEPIEVLGQYDPMKTEAKLTANKERVEYWLKQGAIPSATAAHLIKKL; this is translated from the coding sequence ATGGCAGTTCGCATTCGGTTACAAAGACAAGGAAAGCCCAAAAGGCCTTTCTACAAAATGGTTGCAATTGATGGCAGAGCAAAACGTGACGGTGAACCCATTGAAGTTTTAGGTCAGTACGACCCAATGAAAACCGAAGCAAAACTTACCGCTAATAAAGAAAGAGTTGAGTATTGGTTAAAGCAGGGCGCAATTCCTTCTGCAACTGCGGCACACCTAATAAAAAAACTATAA
- a CDS encoding ribonuclease HII codes for MNLYEFDSVFYSRGFKSLVGVDEAGRGPWAGPVVAAAVILPQNAFIEGLNDSKKLSPKKRKTILEKIKQIALSYSVGVVSHTQIDEINILQATYQAMKTAIAGTNTPFDLVLVDGWAIPQLKLPQQNVISGDAQSACIAAASIVAKETRDAIMEEMAQEYPQYGFEKHKGYGTKQHMQALQKFGVCPIHRVSYAPIKAILKNALIIG; via the coding sequence ATGAACCTATATGAGTTTGACAGTGTTTTTTACTCTCGCGGTTTTAAATCCCTTGTAGGTGTTGACGAAGCTGGAAGGGGCCCTTGGGCGGGGCCGGTAGTTGCAGCTGCTGTAATCTTGCCGCAAAATGCCTTTATAGAAGGCCTTAACGACTCCAAAAAACTCTCACCCAAAAAACGCAAAACAATCCTTGAAAAAATAAAACAAATCGCACTCTCCTACTCTGTTGGCGTTGTAAGCCACACACAAATAGACGAAATAAATATTCTACAGGCAACTTACCAGGCAATGAAAACCGCAATTGCCGGCACAAACACCCCATTTGATTTAGTCCTTGTTGACGGCTGGGCAATACCACAGTTGAAGTTGCCTCAGCAAAATGTAATATCTGGTGATGCGCAAAGCGCTTGCATTGCCGCCGCTTCAATTGTGGCAAAAGAAACAAGAGATGCCATAATGGAAGAAATGGCGCAAGAGTACCCACAATACGGCTTTGAAAAACATAAGGGCTATGGAACAAAACAACATATGCAGGCGCTCCAAAAGTTTGGCGTATGCCCAATACACAGGGTTAGCTATGCGCCCATAAAGGCAATATTAAAAAATGCACTAATTATAGGTTGA
- a CDS encoding KH domain-containing protein, which yields MKELVIYIVKALVDNPGEVEVREVESDKGIIVEIKVAAGDIGKVIGREGRIIKAIRTVVSCASAKMAKKVSVEITE from the coding sequence ATGAAAGAGCTGGTAATTTATATAGTTAAAGCTCTCGTTGATAACCCCGGCGAGGTTGAAGTGCGTGAGGTTGAATCGGACAAGGGTATTATAGTTGAAATAAAAGTTGCTGCCGGTGATATAGGCAAAGTTATTGGCAGAGAAGGCCGCATAATAAAGGCAATAAGAACTGTTGTAAGTTGCGCGTCCGCAAAAATGGCAAAAAAAGTTTCAGTTGAAATTACCGAGTAA
- the trmD gene encoding tRNA (guanosine(37)-N1)-methyltransferase TrmD — MKIDVLSAFPSMFSGPLTESIIKRARQKKLLDINVVDLRSFAKDKHKTLDDRPFGGGPGMVMKPEPLIAALESVGAKKTKRIGWPKNKNKLVVYLSPQGTPLTQEVIKKVASYKSLVLLCGHYEGVDERVLSWVNLELSIGDYVLTGGELPAMVLIDTVARLIPGVVKESGSVENDSFFSGILDNPHYTRPENFRGQKVPKILLSGNHKAVQEWRKEQAVLNTIKKRPDLAKAAGLINNKK; from the coding sequence ATGAAAATTGATGTACTTTCCGCATTCCCGTCTATGTTTAGCGGTCCTCTAACGGAAAGCATTATCAAAAGAGCAAGGCAAAAAAAACTTCTTGACATAAATGTAGTTGATTTAAGATCTTTCGCAAAAGACAAACACAAAACACTTGATGACAGGCCGTTTGGCGGTGGGCCGGGTATGGTTATGAAGCCCGAGCCGCTAATTGCCGCGCTTGAAAGTGTTGGCGCAAAAAAAACAAAACGAATTGGCTGGCCGAAAAATAAAAACAAATTAGTTGTTTATCTTTCGCCTCAGGGTACGCCGCTAACTCAGGAAGTTATAAAAAAGGTAGCTTCTTACAAATCGCTTGTTTTATTGTGCGGCCACTACGAAGGTGTAGATGAAAGGGTTCTCAGTTGGGTTAATTTAGAGCTCTCAATAGGCGATTATGTTCTTACCGGCGGAGAGCTCCCGGCAATGGTTTTAATAGATACCGTTGCGCGCCTCATACCAGGTGTTGTAAAAGAAAGCGGTTCAGTAGAAAATGATTCTTTTTTTTCAGGAATTTTAGATAATCCGCACTATACCAGGCCGGAAAACTTTCGCGGTCAAAAGGTTCCAAAAATTTTGCTTTCTGGTAATCACAAAGCTGTACAAGAGTGGCGCAAAGAGCAGGCAGTTTTAAACACAATTAAAAAAAGACCGGATTTGGCAAAAGCCGCCGGATTAATAAATAATAAAAAATAA